A single Cottoperca gobio chromosome 7, fCotGob3.1, whole genome shotgun sequence DNA region contains:
- the LOC115011340 gene encoding protein phosphatase 1 regulatory subunit 3F isoform X1, whose translation MSFLSIPQQEGLFTTIKIDESSVEVESRCMDDEGNDDDDEDDDTGNVHLIPRSSPVPRKRGHSIYDEDAEYMRIHLALSSRKKVSFADTTGGDLVDVKEFIAFDSDSEEESARWEEEEAKYRKPEREPTYLVHPEFYAPGGSALLQAVHAHKVEVEQMSPAENEPLAFSGVIRVLNISFHKAVYIRSTMDSWASYYDHPAEYVQGSHDGTTDQFSFKLSFAPPYITHGSRIEFVVRYETSDGDYWANNSSLNYVATLLLSYEEDSAQTNYDLQQIRGILKPPKAYSMDDAFDSEDEQEKDEETRRAGLVRPTAVRSAVQPEIDIEIAVHPSGPCVPPNQELPSVDGTLSAHTVSPGEQFPCMSSETTLQTDSSFVLCASESLQPNKSQPLPRLHCELGNQTSEQRKDGSPCAPLPASTPSPQQESSPRSDSSQATGEEIPPSEASRMHPPTTETNLWPATGEDESTDSTAGRPPLELPAECVSAPSVTRGLERELAVGLSEFVAGLSGGSTRSAANHEDSTPALLSPVAESETSLGAEGETPPSPELTEDLAFQSASAREEKAPDALVEVPELQSEHDANRNLMPSIVFLSGVVSLSIVLQEPSALFIIGLLWVLHLL comes from the exons ATGTCTTTTTTATCCATACCACAACAAGAGGGCCTTTTTACCACGATTAAAATCGACGAATCCTCCGTGGAGGTAGAGAGTAGGTGCATGGACGACGAgggcaatgatgatgatgatgaagacgaTGACACCGGGAACGTGCACCTCATCCCAAGATCCTCCCCGGTGCCCAGAAAGCGAGGCCACTCCATCTACGACGAGGATGCCGAGTATATGCGGATCCATTTGGCGCTGTCATCCCGGAAGAAAGTGTCATTCGCCGATACAACAGGTGGGGATCTGGTGGATGTGAAGGAATTTATTGCCTTTGATTCGGACAGTGAAGAGGAAAGTGCAAgatgggaggaagaggaggcaaaGTACCGAAAGCCGGAGCGAGAGCCAACCTATCTTGTGCACCCAGAGTTCTACGCGCCCGGCGGCAGTGCCCTGCTGCAGGCTGTGCACGCTCACAAAGTGGAGGTTGAGCAGATGTCTCCTGCAGAGAATGAGCCTCTTGCCTTCAGTGGGGTAATACGAGTCCTGAACATCTCCTTCCACAAAGCAGTGTACATCAGATCCACCATGGACAGCTGGGCGTCTTACTATGATCACCCTGCAGAGTATGTCCAGGGATCTCATGATGGGACCACTGATCAGTTCTCCTTCAAGCTGTCCTTTGCGCCTCCTTACATCACACATGGCTCTCGCATTGAGTTTGTTGTGCGCTATGAGACCTCTGATGGTGATTACTGGGCCAATAACTCCTCTCTGAATTACGTGGCGACTCTGCTCCTGTCCTACGAAGAAGATTCTGCTCAGACAAATTACGACCTGCAGCAAATCAGAGGTATCCTGAAACCTCCGAAAGCTTACAG TATGGACGATGCTTTCGATTCCGAGGACGAGCAGGAAAAGGACGAAG AGACCCGCAGGGCCGGACTCGTCAGGCCGACAGCTGTCCGCTCAGCCGTGCAGCCGGAGATCGACATCGAG ATTGCAGTTCACCCATCTGGTCCCTGTGTCCCCCCCAACCAAGAGCTTCCATCTGTTGATGGCACACTATCCGCTCACACTGTATCCCCAGGTGAACAATTCCCGTGTATGTCTTCCGAAACCACACTTCAAACTGATTCATCCTTTGTACTCTGTGCCAGCGAGTCGCTCCAGCCAAATAAGTCACAGCCTTTACCCAGACTCCACTGTGAATTAGGCAACCAAACGTCAGAGCAGCGCAAAGACGGAAGTCCCTGTGCACCGCTGCCTGCTTCAACTCCCTCCCCACAACAAGAGTCAAGTCCGAGATCAGACAGCTCCCAGGCTACCGGAGAGGAAATCCCTCCCTCTGAGGCCTCACGCATGCATCCTCCTACCACAGAGACGAATCTGTGGCCAGCAACAGGAGAGGACGAATCGACCGACAGCACGGCCGGCCGTCCTCCTCTTGAACTGCCCGCTGAGTGTGTCTCTGCTCCCAGTGTGACTCGGGGCTTGGAGCGAGAGCTTGCAGTGGGATTGAGTGAATTTGTTGCAGGATTATCAGGAGGTTCCACCAGGTCTGCAGCAAATCACGAAGACAGCACGCCTGCACTCTTGTCTCCTGTGGCAGAGAGTGAGACGTCTCTGGGAGCTGAAGGTGAAACTCCACCGTCACCTGAACTCACAGAGGACTTAGCTTTTCAGTCGGCCTCAGCCCGGGAAGAGAAGGCCCCTGACGCATTAGTAGAGGTTCCCGAGCTTCAGTCTGAACATGACGCAAACAGGAATCTGATGCCATCCATCGTCTTCCTGAGCGGAGTTGTCTCCCTCTCAATAGTGTTGCAGGAACCCAGCGCCCTCTTCATTATCGGACTACTTTGGGTCTTGCACCTGTTGTGA
- the gpr173 gene encoding putative G-protein coupled receptor 173 — protein MANQSFAIDGPGSLLAVLASQSGMARGGSSSGGGSGSNSGGISATDVSAYFKLVFLGLIICVSLVGNLLVSLLVLRDRTLHKAPYFFLLDLCLADAVRSAACFPFVLVSVHNSSAWTYSALSCKVVAFMAVLFCFHAAFMLFCVAVTRYLAIAHHRFYAKRMTIWTCAAIICMVWTLAVAMAFPPVFDVGTYKFIRDEDQCIFEHRYLKTNDTLGFMLMLAVVVLATHGFYAKLLLFEYRHRKMKPVQLVPAISQNWTFHGPGATGQAAANWIAGFGRGPMPPTLLGIRQNLHNQHRRLLGMEEVRSERRLGRMFYTITLLFLVLWAPYIVACFWRVFVRSCTIPHRYLSITVWMSFAQAGVNPIFCLLLNEDLRKVLRAHLPTYWRTKQHLPQDEAYCIM, from the coding sequence ATGGCTAACCAGAGCTTTGCCATCGATGGCCCGGGCAGTCTGCTGGCTGTGCTGGCTTCACAGAGTGGGATGGCgagaggaggcagcagcagcggcggcggcagcggcagcaACAGTGGAGGAATCTCTGCCACAGATGTGTCTGCCTACTTTAAGCTGGTCTTCTTGGGTTTGATCATCTGTGTCAGCCTTGTGGGCAACCTCTTGGTCTCCCTGCTCGTCCTGCGAGACAGGACACTTCACAAGGCTCCCTACTTCTTTCTCCTGGACCTGTGCCTGGCCGATGCAGTCCGCTCCGCCGCCTGCTTCCCCTTCGTGTTGGTTTCCGTCCACAACAGCTCGGCCTGGACTTACAGCGCCTTGAGTTGTAAAGTCGTGGCTTTCATGGCtgtgctgttttgttttcacgCTGCCTTCATGCTGTTTTGTGTCGCTGTCACCCGCTACCTTGCCATCGCCCACCACCGATTCTACGCCAAGCGCATGACCATCTGGACCTGCGCCGCCATCATTTGCATGGTGTGGACTCTGGCCGTTGCCATGGCATTCCCACCTGTCTTTGATGTGGGGACGTACAAGTTCATCCGTGACGAGGATCAGTGCATTTTTGAACACCGCTACCTGAAGACCAATGACACCCTGGGCTTCATGCTCATGCTGGCCGTGGTGGTGCTGGCCACCCACGGCTTCTACGccaagctgctgctgtttgagtACCGGCACCGCAAGATGAAACCGGTCCAGCTCGTGCCGGCTATCAGCCAGAACTGGACCTTCCACGGTCCTGGGGCCACGGGGCAAGCTGCGGCTAACTGGATTGCAGGGTTCGGTCGTGGCCCCATGCCACCCACTCTGTTGGGCATCAGGCAAAACTTACACAATCAACACCGGCGGCTGCTCgggatggaggaggtgaggtcGGAGAGGAGGCTGGGCAGGATGTTCTACACCATCACCCTGCTCTTCCTGGTCCTCTGGGCGCCTTACATCGTGGCGTGCTTCTGGAGGGTGTTCGTCAGGTCCTGCACCATCCCTCACAGGTACCTCTCCATCACCGTGTGGATGAGCTTCGCCCAAGCCGGAGTCAACCCCATCTTCTGTCTCCTGCTCAACGAGGACCTGAGGAAAGTGCTGAGAGCTCACCTGCCCACCTACTGGAGGACTAAACAACACCTTCCCCAGGATGAGGCCTACTGCATTATGTGA
- the tspy gene encoding testis specific protein Y-linked isoform X1 → MSELTGCKQSADSASRKRCLSPEHDEGSEVAGKSTKVSDASNEAGVISESCKNSEAESKETAGSEGQSKDCEGKPAACLQGSDSTDGTAAQPVNNSKPDSHDASNTDKPQSSDAQGSADSKEDTEKTPGTKQRPSASLDQSDSAAIAAAEALASLTRGDGEDSRETPCSSEKAKQVKQGSKFKQRGGHQSSRAGSKTQAAAADSSTSVHSTDREDGDEMPEADEGDESISGSSSTPSSSFPSDNEDNDDGECAIVSVKMAPEMRQSVALLAQVQMRLEALEKKNARLHQRLELKISRLRRPHLDQRSSITKTIPGFWVTALLNHPHLSAHIDETDEDALSYMTDLEIESFKNNKLGYRIRFHFRRNPYFQNNIIMKELHLGMGGSPMSFSNPILWHRGQNLTAHSDGRKSSRGVYQTFFSWFSDHSSPGQDDVAQILKDDLYRDPLRYYLTPLWEPRENGSGGSGGRAADNSNGDDCVVISDSDDEPGEEAGEAEQGRRKEEEVEDEEEEEEEEEEEEEEEEEEEERGPSADESPEEGEDGGEIVIDGKTTITTTSGGDVILVLILSTS, encoded by the exons atgaGTGAACTGACGGGCTGCAAACAGTCCGCTGACTCTGCATCGAGGAAACGGTGTCTGTCACCCGAACACGATGAAGGCAGCGAGGTCGCCGGCAAGTCCACGAAAGTAAGCGACGCATCAAATGAAGCGGGGGTCATTTCGGAAAGTTGCAAAAACAGTGAAGCTGAGAGTAAAGAAACAGCCGGGAGCGAGGGCCAGTCGAAGGACTGCGAGGGAAAACCAGCTGCCTGTCTGCAGGGTTCAGACAGCACGGATGGCACCGCTGCACAGCCTGTCAACAACTCCAAACCGGACTCCCACGACGCCAGCAACACAGATAAGCCACAGTCCTCTGATGCACAAGGATCTGCTGACTCTAaggaggacacagagaagacacCGGGGACAAAGCAGCGTCCCTCAGCTTCTCTGGACCAGAGCGACTCGGCAGCCATAGCAGCTGCTGAAGCACTTGCCAGCCTCACAAGAGGAGACGGGGAAGACAGTCGAGAGACTCCTTGCTCATCTGAAAAGGCgaaacaggtgaaacagggGAGCAAATTCAAACAACGTGGGGGCCACCAGTCCTCAAGAGCGGGCTCTAAAACGcaagcagctgctgcagataGCTCCACATCTGTGCACAGTACTGACCGAGAAGATGGAGATGAGATGCCAGAAGCCGATGAAGGAGATGAATCCATCTCTGGGTCGTCGTCCACTCCAAGCTCTTCTTTCCCATCAGACAATGAGGACAATGACGATGGGGAGTGTGCCATAGTGTCAGTTAAGATGGCCCCGGAGATGAGGCAGTCGGTGGCTCTGCTGGCGCAGGTACAGATGAGACTGGAAGCTCTGGAGAAGAAAAACGCCCGGCTTCACCAACGGCTGGAGCTGAAGATCAGTCGCCTGCGGCGCCCACATCTGGATCAGCGCAGCTCCATCACAAAAACCATCCCTGGCTTCTGGGTGACAGCT CTGTTGAACCATCCTCATCTCTCGGCTCACATCGACGAGACGGATGAAGATGCTCTTAGTTACATGACTGATCTCGAG ATCGAGTCCTTCAAGAATAATAAACTGGGCTACAGGATCCGTTTCCACTTCAGGCGAAACCCGTACTTCCAGAACAACATCATCATGAAGGAGCTGCACCTCGGGATGGGAG GATCTCCGATGTCCTTCTCCAACCCCATCCTGTGGCACCGCGGACAGAACCTGACGGCCCACAGCGACGGCAGGAAGTCTTCGCGTGGCGTCTACCAGACCTTCTTCAGCTGGTTCAGTGACCACAGCAGCCCGGGACAGGACGATGTAGCACAG ATCCTGAAGGACGACCTGTACAGAGACCCTCTGAGATACTACCTCACCCCCCTCTGGGAGCCGAGGGAGAACGGCAG CGGGGGCAGCGGGGGCAGAGCAGCTGACAACAGCAATGGAGATGACTGTGTGGTGATCTCCGACTCGGACGATGAGCCCGGCGAGGAAGCTGGCGAGGCTGAGCAAGGCCGGCgtaaggaggaggaagtggaggacgaggaggaggaggaagaagaagaggaggaggaggaggaggaggaagaagaagaggaggagagggggccAAGCGCTG ATGAGAGtccagaggagggggaggatggTGGAGAGATTGTGATTGACGGTAAGACCACTATCACAACCACCAGTGGGGGTGACGTCATCTTAGTTCTCATACTTTCTACTTCTTAa
- the LOC115011340 gene encoding protein phosphatase 1 regulatory subunit 3A isoform X2 → MSFLSIPQQEGLFTTIKIDESSVEVESRCMDDEGNDDDDEDDDTGNVHLIPRSSPVPRKRGHSIYDEDAEYMRIHLALSSRKKVSFADTTGGDLVDVKEFIAFDSDSEEESARWEEEEAKYRKPEREPTYLVHPEFYAPGGSALLQAVHAHKVEVEQMSPAENEPLAFSGVIRVLNISFHKAVYIRSTMDSWASYYDHPAEYVQGSHDGTTDQFSFKLSFAPPYITHGSRIEFVVRYETSDGDYWANNSSLNYVATLLLSYEEDSAQTNYDLQQIRGILKPPKAYSMDDAFDSEDEQEKDEETRRAGLVRPTAVRSAVQPEIDIELIEASATT, encoded by the exons ATGTCTTTTTTATCCATACCACAACAAGAGGGCCTTTTTACCACGATTAAAATCGACGAATCCTCCGTGGAGGTAGAGAGTAGGTGCATGGACGACGAgggcaatgatgatgatgatgaagacgaTGACACCGGGAACGTGCACCTCATCCCAAGATCCTCCCCGGTGCCCAGAAAGCGAGGCCACTCCATCTACGACGAGGATGCCGAGTATATGCGGATCCATTTGGCGCTGTCATCCCGGAAGAAAGTGTCATTCGCCGATACAACAGGTGGGGATCTGGTGGATGTGAAGGAATTTATTGCCTTTGATTCGGACAGTGAAGAGGAAAGTGCAAgatgggaggaagaggaggcaaaGTACCGAAAGCCGGAGCGAGAGCCAACCTATCTTGTGCACCCAGAGTTCTACGCGCCCGGCGGCAGTGCCCTGCTGCAGGCTGTGCACGCTCACAAAGTGGAGGTTGAGCAGATGTCTCCTGCAGAGAATGAGCCTCTTGCCTTCAGTGGGGTAATACGAGTCCTGAACATCTCCTTCCACAAAGCAGTGTACATCAGATCCACCATGGACAGCTGGGCGTCTTACTATGATCACCCTGCAGAGTATGTCCAGGGATCTCATGATGGGACCACTGATCAGTTCTCCTTCAAGCTGTCCTTTGCGCCTCCTTACATCACACATGGCTCTCGCATTGAGTTTGTTGTGCGCTATGAGACCTCTGATGGTGATTACTGGGCCAATAACTCCTCTCTGAATTACGTGGCGACTCTGCTCCTGTCCTACGAAGAAGATTCTGCTCAGACAAATTACGACCTGCAGCAAATCAGAGGTATCCTGAAACCTCCGAAAGCTTACAG TATGGACGATGCTTTCGATTCCGAGGACGAGCAGGAAAAGGACGAAG AGACCCGCAGGGCCGGACTCGTCAGGCCGACAGCTGTCCGCTCAGCCGTGCAGCCGGAGATCGACATCGAG CTCATTGAAGCTTCAGCAACAACTTAG
- the tspy gene encoding testis specific protein Y-linked isoform X2 yields the protein MSELTGCKQSADSASRKRCLSPEHDEGSEVAGKSTKVSDASNEAGVISESCKNSEAESKETAGSEGQSKDCEGKPAACLQGSDSTDGTAAQPVNNSKPDSHDASNTDKPQSSDAQGSADSKEDTEKTPGTKQRPSASLDQSDSAAIAAAEALASLTRGDGEDSRETPCSSEKAKQVKQGSKFKQRGGHQSSRAGSKTQAAAADSSTSVHSTDREDGDEMPEADEGDESISGSSSTPSSSFPSDNEDNDDGECAIVSVKMAPEMRQSVALLAQVQMRLEALEKKNARLHQRLELKISRLRRPHLDQRSSITKTIPGFWVTALLNHPHLSAHIDETDEDALSYMTDLEIESFKNNKLGYRIRFHFRRNPYFQNNIIMKELHLGMGGSPMSFSNPILWHRGQNLTAHSDGRKSSRGVYQTFFSWFSDHSSPGQDDVAQILKDDLYRDPLRYYLTPLWEPRENGSGGSGGRAADNSNGDDCVVISDSDDEPGEEAGEAEQGRRKEEEVEDEEEEEEEEEEEEEEEEEEEERGPSADESPEEGEDGGEIVIDGSDDSEQEEEGA from the exons atgaGTGAACTGACGGGCTGCAAACAGTCCGCTGACTCTGCATCGAGGAAACGGTGTCTGTCACCCGAACACGATGAAGGCAGCGAGGTCGCCGGCAAGTCCACGAAAGTAAGCGACGCATCAAATGAAGCGGGGGTCATTTCGGAAAGTTGCAAAAACAGTGAAGCTGAGAGTAAAGAAACAGCCGGGAGCGAGGGCCAGTCGAAGGACTGCGAGGGAAAACCAGCTGCCTGTCTGCAGGGTTCAGACAGCACGGATGGCACCGCTGCACAGCCTGTCAACAACTCCAAACCGGACTCCCACGACGCCAGCAACACAGATAAGCCACAGTCCTCTGATGCACAAGGATCTGCTGACTCTAaggaggacacagagaagacacCGGGGACAAAGCAGCGTCCCTCAGCTTCTCTGGACCAGAGCGACTCGGCAGCCATAGCAGCTGCTGAAGCACTTGCCAGCCTCACAAGAGGAGACGGGGAAGACAGTCGAGAGACTCCTTGCTCATCTGAAAAGGCgaaacaggtgaaacagggGAGCAAATTCAAACAACGTGGGGGCCACCAGTCCTCAAGAGCGGGCTCTAAAACGcaagcagctgctgcagataGCTCCACATCTGTGCACAGTACTGACCGAGAAGATGGAGATGAGATGCCAGAAGCCGATGAAGGAGATGAATCCATCTCTGGGTCGTCGTCCACTCCAAGCTCTTCTTTCCCATCAGACAATGAGGACAATGACGATGGGGAGTGTGCCATAGTGTCAGTTAAGATGGCCCCGGAGATGAGGCAGTCGGTGGCTCTGCTGGCGCAGGTACAGATGAGACTGGAAGCTCTGGAGAAGAAAAACGCCCGGCTTCACCAACGGCTGGAGCTGAAGATCAGTCGCCTGCGGCGCCCACATCTGGATCAGCGCAGCTCCATCACAAAAACCATCCCTGGCTTCTGGGTGACAGCT CTGTTGAACCATCCTCATCTCTCGGCTCACATCGACGAGACGGATGAAGATGCTCTTAGTTACATGACTGATCTCGAG ATCGAGTCCTTCAAGAATAATAAACTGGGCTACAGGATCCGTTTCCACTTCAGGCGAAACCCGTACTTCCAGAACAACATCATCATGAAGGAGCTGCACCTCGGGATGGGAG GATCTCCGATGTCCTTCTCCAACCCCATCCTGTGGCACCGCGGACAGAACCTGACGGCCCACAGCGACGGCAGGAAGTCTTCGCGTGGCGTCTACCAGACCTTCTTCAGCTGGTTCAGTGACCACAGCAGCCCGGGACAGGACGATGTAGCACAG ATCCTGAAGGACGACCTGTACAGAGACCCTCTGAGATACTACCTCACCCCCCTCTGGGAGCCGAGGGAGAACGGCAG CGGGGGCAGCGGGGGCAGAGCAGCTGACAACAGCAATGGAGATGACTGTGTGGTGATCTCCGACTCGGACGATGAGCCCGGCGAGGAAGCTGGCGAGGCTGAGCAAGGCCGGCgtaaggaggaggaagtggaggacgaggaggaggaggaagaagaagaggaggaggaggaggaggaggaagaagaagaggaggagagggggccAAGCGCTG ATGAGAGtccagaggagggggaggatggTGGAGAGATTGTGATTGACG GCTCTGATGACAgtgagcaggaagaggagggggcctGA
- the tspy gene encoding testis specific protein Y-linked isoform X3, translating to MSELTGCKQSADSASRKRCLSPEHDEGSEVAGKSTKVSDASNEAGVISESCKNSEAESKETAGSEGQSKDCEGKPAACLQGSDSTDGTAAQPVNNSKPDSHDASNTDKPQSSDAQGSADSKEDTEKTPGTKQRPSASLDQSDSAAIAAAEALASLTRGDGEDSRETPCSSEKAKQVKQGSKFKQRGGHQSSRAGSKTQAAAADSSTSVHSTDREDGDEMPEADEGDESISGSSSTPSSSFPSDNEDNDDGECAIVSVKMAPEMRQSVALLAQVQMRLEALEKKNARLHQRLELKISRLRRPHLDQRSSITKTIPGFWVTALLNHPHLSAHIDETDEDALSYMTDLEIESFKNNKLGYRIRFHFRRNPYFQNNIIMKELHLGMGGSPMSFSNPILWHRGQNLTAHSDGRKSSRGVYQTFFSWFSDHSSPGQDDVAQILKDDLYRDPLRYYLTPLWEPRENGSGGSGGRAADNSNGDDCVVISDSDDEPGEEAGEAEQGRRKEEEVEDEEEEEEEEEEEEEEEEEEEERGPSAGSDDSEQEEEGA from the exons atgaGTGAACTGACGGGCTGCAAACAGTCCGCTGACTCTGCATCGAGGAAACGGTGTCTGTCACCCGAACACGATGAAGGCAGCGAGGTCGCCGGCAAGTCCACGAAAGTAAGCGACGCATCAAATGAAGCGGGGGTCATTTCGGAAAGTTGCAAAAACAGTGAAGCTGAGAGTAAAGAAACAGCCGGGAGCGAGGGCCAGTCGAAGGACTGCGAGGGAAAACCAGCTGCCTGTCTGCAGGGTTCAGACAGCACGGATGGCACCGCTGCACAGCCTGTCAACAACTCCAAACCGGACTCCCACGACGCCAGCAACACAGATAAGCCACAGTCCTCTGATGCACAAGGATCTGCTGACTCTAaggaggacacagagaagacacCGGGGACAAAGCAGCGTCCCTCAGCTTCTCTGGACCAGAGCGACTCGGCAGCCATAGCAGCTGCTGAAGCACTTGCCAGCCTCACAAGAGGAGACGGGGAAGACAGTCGAGAGACTCCTTGCTCATCTGAAAAGGCgaaacaggtgaaacagggGAGCAAATTCAAACAACGTGGGGGCCACCAGTCCTCAAGAGCGGGCTCTAAAACGcaagcagctgctgcagataGCTCCACATCTGTGCACAGTACTGACCGAGAAGATGGAGATGAGATGCCAGAAGCCGATGAAGGAGATGAATCCATCTCTGGGTCGTCGTCCACTCCAAGCTCTTCTTTCCCATCAGACAATGAGGACAATGACGATGGGGAGTGTGCCATAGTGTCAGTTAAGATGGCCCCGGAGATGAGGCAGTCGGTGGCTCTGCTGGCGCAGGTACAGATGAGACTGGAAGCTCTGGAGAAGAAAAACGCCCGGCTTCACCAACGGCTGGAGCTGAAGATCAGTCGCCTGCGGCGCCCACATCTGGATCAGCGCAGCTCCATCACAAAAACCATCCCTGGCTTCTGGGTGACAGCT CTGTTGAACCATCCTCATCTCTCGGCTCACATCGACGAGACGGATGAAGATGCTCTTAGTTACATGACTGATCTCGAG ATCGAGTCCTTCAAGAATAATAAACTGGGCTACAGGATCCGTTTCCACTTCAGGCGAAACCCGTACTTCCAGAACAACATCATCATGAAGGAGCTGCACCTCGGGATGGGAG GATCTCCGATGTCCTTCTCCAACCCCATCCTGTGGCACCGCGGACAGAACCTGACGGCCCACAGCGACGGCAGGAAGTCTTCGCGTGGCGTCTACCAGACCTTCTTCAGCTGGTTCAGTGACCACAGCAGCCCGGGACAGGACGATGTAGCACAG ATCCTGAAGGACGACCTGTACAGAGACCCTCTGAGATACTACCTCACCCCCCTCTGGGAGCCGAGGGAGAACGGCAG CGGGGGCAGCGGGGGCAGAGCAGCTGACAACAGCAATGGAGATGACTGTGTGGTGATCTCCGACTCGGACGATGAGCCCGGCGAGGAAGCTGGCGAGGCTGAGCAAGGCCGGCgtaaggaggaggaagtggaggacgaggaggaggaggaagaagaagaggaggaggaggaggaggaggaagaagaagaggaggagagggggccAAGCGCTG GCTCTGATGACAgtgagcaggaagaggagggggcctGA